acagagacacaaagcAAGTCAAGAGGTAGTGGGCGAGGCAGGGCGTTAAACTCACACGTTTACTCAAACCTCCTGAGTGTAAGAAACCAGTTCAGATGTCAATGATAAACTCACTGAGTTACCTGACGTAACCTGCTTCAATAAGAGTAAAGGTAACCACCCACAAGTTGGGCAAAGTTTAATTTGAGGAAGCTAGCAGGGGGTTTTATGATATCCTTATAAAAAAGGTCTGTGACAGTAAAGATAGCAGAGAAGTGAAATATATATCTCTAACTACTTGTATGAACTCtcacactgttgttttaaatttgactgtattttgttttcttgcttgttTGAATCAATCGGACCCAGCAGTAGCACAGACTAGTTTACACCcccagaaaaacagaaaataatgacaaCACTGAATTACAACGTTTGCAAAACTAATGTGTTAATTGCTGTTGACTCTGAATGAGGCTGTATCAGAAAGAAGTGGAGTCAGTCGTGTGTTTGGCATTGCTTTATAGTGCAGTGCATTTCTGGTATTTCCTCCTCCATAATTTTAAATGAGACGGAaagatgtaataataatgataataataataatagtaataataataataataataataatgataataaattagTGCTGACACAACCTAGAAAAACAACTTGAGTAACACTCTCAGCAAAAATTGATGATTTTAATTCTGATAATATTTCATGCAAGTCATTTGTGTTGCTCTGATGTTTCCTGGTCACGtcataaagagaaaaaaaacaatgtgaccacatttcaaatgaatttgTTCATTGACTAATTAAGTTTGTTAAAACGTTATAAACGACAACACGCTTTACGACAGTGGGACATAAATGTGTCTGTTGGTGGATATTTAATTTTCTAACTCATGAGTCTGATTACACACACGTTTCGGGACTGGGGCCTTTCTCAAGCTGCAGTGTAATAAAACCACATCCACACTCTGAGTTCCTTTTAGCTTGAGTAACATGCTCTGACACTGCCAAGCTGCCAACCAGGAAGTGTGACAGAATCTAACACATGGCTTTAGAAATAGTATTACGCCCCAGCACAGCGTTGCCCAGCAGAACCCAAGCTGGCCAGTTGGTCGGTCCGCAGGCCCAACATGTCCAGGCTGCGCCACTCTGTGCATGCGCAGCCCGACAGGGAAAGAGGACTTCCTGTGAGTCTGTGGCAGGCGTGTAACAGAACCCGCTCTGTTATCAGATGACCGGCTCTCTGCTTGCTCGATCTCTCTGTCCCAACTGCCTGaccctccctccgtctctctctctctcttcctctcatctgTCGATCTCATCTCATCATTGCTCCATCTCTGTCTCAGACGCTGCACTGCACAGAACCCACCACATCACCCACTTCCCCTTTCCACTGCTGAGGAGGCAAAGCAGCATAGATCCGCCCACCCTCCTGTGTCTCACCACCCCTTTAATGCAACCCACCTAGCTTCTCTCCAGTTTCATCCCACACCAATCCACTAAATCAACATGCAGACAGTGTCAGATTGATCACATATCCTCTTCCTGATCAGTCCGCCTTTCTGCTTAATTAAAAGGAGGTTGTGGTCTCTGTGGGACGCTGCTCGTTATCAATATAACAGCAAGAGTAGCTGAGAAAAGCCCACAGCCTTCAACCaatttacattttctatattAACACCAATCACCAAAACACGTCATCTCCAAACATAGTGTGAAAAGTCTGGCTTTACCCCCATCCTGAAAAACATCCCAGCCtcttctcactctctcactctaaTTTGATCAGGTTGTGTTGGCCTCTACATAATAAATGTCCCAGAAGAGAACAGAAGAAGCCCCTTTACTCCCCCTAGACTTCAgcacaaacaacagaaaaacaacagagaggggtctgtctgtctgcctcgcCGGGCTGGAAGCTGTGGTATACTGAGCAGCTGACCAGGGGAACCAAACATAAGGGGGGAAGTGAAGCTGTATTCACTGAGGAAGAGACTGATGAAAGTGTTCAAACTGTAGAAACATACACAACTTATACACAGAGcgtcacacacagagagagacgagCAGCACAGAAATGATGCTGTTTGGTATGAAGtcgaaaaaaaaaagacaacaactcAGTTTGGATTCAGCCATATGAGCTACGATGCATCATTTGACCACATAAACAAAACTTTGAACAAACAGAGTGACCGTTACATGCAGTGTATTGTATACAGCCAACATTTCACTCTAAAATAAAGCCTCAAACTGCCACGGCGACATCACGCAACCTGTCTTCTCAGTCTGTCTCAACCTGCTAGTTTCAGGCCATCGTGGTGTAGGCACAAACATACAGGAATATCAAACTGTATTCAGCCTCACCGCCAAATTGATGGGTGGTGTCTTGGACCTGCCCACAGCCACTGAAGTCCCCTGCAATTCCCCTGGAATCTATTGTTggtaacacacacgcacacgcatgtgtgcacacaagcacacactcatgcacacaaacacacatggcGTCCTAGTTTAACCTCTTGCTGGAATTTACTTGAGCGGACTATACTTTTCTTCCATATTGGCACCTAAGAAGTGGCACACATGGTAACATCAGAGCATTATCTAGCAAATATTTTCTGTGACATTgaactgaatgaataaaaaaaacaaaaacaagcctCGTCTGCCGCTGCTTTCTGAGAAGCATTCCAAGCACTTTCCCAGCATTTGGGCGTCTTCGTGTACTATGTCTGCTTGTACCCTCTCCGTGCCCACATGTTTAAAAAACGGGTTCAACAAGTATGCAAAGCCAAAAAATATGCATCTGGTTATCGAGCAATGCAGTCAGGGTTCCTGTGAAGTCTTTCAACCACACACCACAAGCAAGCGGGACATGACAGGCGAGATTAGAATCTGCGTTTAGCAAGATGCTGGTGAAGAGGGGAGGTTGAGTGGACTGAATAGACGTGAGATCAACCACGGTGTGAGTAGTTGAAAAGTTCCCAAGTGcacaaagttttattttactatCAGTCTTAGCTGAGGCGGATTACCCCACCGAGGATATCCAGTTGCCACAAGATGtcacattttctcctcttcagCGAGAGGAGATGCCACTTATTGAGGTTTTCTCACACAAACTATTACTCCACACACCACCTGTACTCTGACAGCCATCAGCACGGTCGCTCCGCCACAGTCTCGCAAACATTTGATGCAGTGGTTTTTGTGGAATTACTTTAACACCCCTGAAGAAGCAGCAGTACAGGATGTGTGACTGTCTTCATCTTTTCACTCGACTAATAATAGCAGCAGTGCCATTTAATCACAGCAGTAGATGATAACATTAAAAGCACACTTTGCCTTCATGAGATGAAAACGACGCTGATGACACAATAAGCTTAGCTGAAAAAAAGTTAGTTAACACAAACTATAAGAGAAAAACTCTTTCTCCGAGCCGGGTTCTGTGCAGCACCTTACACTCAGCACTGACCTATTTGCCATTTCTCTATCTGCAAGTGGGTCAGGAACTCTGAACTCTATCAAGCCCCATCTCTTTCACTCTtcttcacacacaacacactacGGTATTTATTTCCCCTGCTcgcttctcctctcctctcagtcaCAGTCTAAagacagtgtgtatgtgtatgtgtacgtgtgtgtgtgtgtgtgtgtgtgtgtgtgtgtgtgtgtgtgtgtgtggctgtcttTGGAGTGCTTACCAAATAGGCAGAAAATGATTCCCGTGCCCTATCTGCCTCCCCTGCCTGCCGGCCAGCTCTGCTGCCTCCGTCTCTGGGCAGGGCTAGAGCTTTACCAGACAGGAAACTTCGCGAGTGGCCCTAGTCATACAGGCAAGCCCTTGCCTGATCCCTCACAAACAGACACctacccccccaccctcccccccacccaccactaccaccccacccccctctaTTTTCAGCCCACAACTCAGCTCCGCATCCCCTGCTCTTATTGGCTTGACAGCTGCTCACTCACCACACCTCCTCATTGGGATAGGCTGGCGGCTGTTCCCTTTCCTGGATGGCCGAGGGCAAGGCACACTGGGATATAGAGTTCTGAAACCCCATTTGACCTGTTTTACAGCCCTCGCTGTGGACTACGTGTCCCAGCTTTCTGTGCCCATACCACCCCCACTATCTCCAAGCCTGTTCTAACGTAAGCACTGAGGGCTGAATTATACACTACAGTATGTTGCTAGCAGGCTGCCAGGTATTAAAGTACAGACCAGCCATCAAGCGGGCCAAGCTTCgcatgaaaaaaatgaaaacatttcagcCTCAACTGTCAGTGCAATAACCAAACTTCCAAGGTGGATTCTCTCATCAGCTCACACTCGAGTGACATTTCACGCACACTTAAAACTCCTGACCTAAATTATGACTTACTCCTATTCCACACAGTCTAATACCACTACAACATGCCTCACGCAATGAGCACACAACTTGCCCCGCACACAACATTTCAATTGACACTGTCCCGAAAAGTTGTTGATATTGCTCGTACCTTGTCCAATAGAATTATTTTTGGttcctccttcccctctttcagtaccccccccccccccctcccactagagcccccaccaccaccaccaccaccaccaccatctcctcctcctcctcctcctcctctaagTGCTTCCACCTGCCTGAAAAGTTAATGCCTTGAACACATCCTATAAACTTTATCTCCAGATTCCCCAGAGGTAAAAAGCAGCACAGAGGAAGTACTTCAGGAGGATTAAAAAAGAGGAACCTTGACTAGGGACTACTGCTGCGACCCACCTCTCCTCTCCGGCCAACCCCCCCACCCTGCTCTCCTTTCTGTCcccctccctcattcctccctctctactctcctcctctgccctGCTCCCCACTGGTCGACAGGCCCAGGGCAGACAGCGGGGGGATGGCAGGGTGCCTTTAGCTCACCTGCGATGGCCGTGGTGGTGCTTGTTGTGGGTTAGCTcagccctctcctctcctcctctccggagctctctctcactccctctcacTGTTGTGCAGCTTAAAGCCCCGTATGCGCTAACCAAGCAGCAGCAGATCAACTCAATTCCCTTCCTGGTTTCTGGAGGGCAAAGAggtccctccctttctctctctctttctcactcactctctctccctctctcttaaAGAAACAGCATTCCCCCTCcgtctcctctccctcctccctatGTGAGGCAAAAAGTAAAGTGGAAATTTCTTTGTGCTCAAAAGTGGACAGTTGTCAAAGTCATAAACTCAATCAGAGATGACACAAATCATTAACCCATGCGTTCCCCGAGTTGCACAATGAGTGTCAGCCGCACTCTTCCTCTCTGGACAGTCAAATTTGTGGTTTAAGGTTAAAATGAGTTGTAACTCTTGTCTTTTCTAACCCGCTTCATCTCTCACTAGTCCTTTCCTTTTCTATGTGAATAGAGTCGCACCCACCCATCCTATTGCCTGAGGTCATGGTGTCCCACCCCAAAAACAAGCCGTGGCAGATTCCAGCACATACAGTAGGGGCTGCCAGCAACCCCCTTGATGAACTCTCTGGCTCGGTCCTGGTTTCTGTACATAATACCTGCCAAGCTCCAACAGGTGAGGTATCAGAGAAGACATTACTAAGTCAGAGAGTGCCTGATCCACTGTGGGGGAATGGCAAGTTCCCATGTGTAAATTTACAGCTCATGCACTTGATGTTGCGCCACTTCCAACCACCCACCCACACGCCCCCTCAGTGAGCGCAAGCCAGCCATTGTGGCACAGAGTGGGATGGAGCACAAGATGTATTTGCGGATTCTGTTGCACCGTAGACCATGCCAGCACACCTCTAAATGCACTTTAAAGTCACATATTTCATGCACAAACGTGAAAGGACATACTTTACACATAAACAGTTGTCTTTTGGCTCCAGTCTCACAGGAGCCGTGCCCCACAGTGCAGCAGGGCTTGGCGCTGCGTGGATCACCATGCATGGGAATCAAGGTATGGCAGGAGGAGGTAGTGGCACACCCTTTTCCTAGATGGCACTGTTCAGCGCCGTCTCTGCATAAACACAGGGAAGTTGCAGCTTTCGAACTGGAGAAACACAAATGAATTGCAGTATTTGGACATTTGGTGCACTCACTTGCtataatttgaaatgttaaGTGAAGAGGATGCAGGTGGATAAGTTGTAGCCcaagtgaaataaaacagcatACACTTACACATAAAATAGGCAACATAATATTTAGCCTACACAAGTTGCCCTCTATTCAGTTTTGGAATAATTACCCACAGTCAAAATTAGTTGTTCTCAGCCCAAGGCAGTCTGAGATGATGTCAGACACTTTTATGGCAATGTCGCCTTTCAGTCCAATATAAACTGGTCCTACCCAACTCCAGACACCCCACATCAGATCTGCGTTTGTCATTACTGTCTGAATGATGGCTTTAATTAAATCTAGCCCCGAAAAAAGGAGGCAGTTGACAGGAATCCCCGACTAAAGTTACAGATAGGCACATGACCTGGTGGCTGATAGTAAACACGTGTACAGGCCTACACTTGACCGGGGGTCAAGCAGCAGAGGTTAGCTAATGCTCACTCAGGTCCAAAATTACCCGCAAATTGGACTTTTTATTGGGTCGCACAAACGGTCTGTAAAGCTCAATGTAAACTTTTAACTCTTAATAAGCtaactattttaaaatgtgtatatatacacatatgttaCCTACGTCCACTTACCACTTAAAAGTtagaaatattgttttcagCTCGCCAACTTGTCACAAAATGTGGTCTCTTCTATCTGAAAGTTGGCTAACAGTAATGTACCGTAGGTGACGTTGCTATGGTTATCTGCAGTTTCATATTTAGGCccctgtcagccaatcagaaacgAGTATCTCCGCGTACGCATCTGGTTACGTATGAAGGTGGGTCTGAACTGTCAGAaaatgacaacacacacacacacacacacataaagtttaaaaaatgtctaactaTTTGGACTTTTCATTTCTGATTGATTGTTTTGAATTTGCGTTATTGGCATGAACATTCGTCGCAACATTACTAAAGCATCAAgaatttctattttattatgttaattTCAACTCTCATGCTGGCACTTACTGAAAATACTGACTTTTTTTGAAAGATTTGATTGCATTGACTCATATTAGTTCAATTATAAAGCTTCAATTTACTagaatcatatttaaaatactcACCAGCCCCCTGAGTACAACCTTATATAAAGCATAATCATGAATTATGaattatgtttcattttcaaacatcaaCTTGTTTTCTAGTGGTTTAGTATCTGGTATATGTGCATATCCAGATTTAGTGTCTTACAGACAGAgatgcattatatatatatatatatatatatatatataaatatatatatatatttattaataacaacttacagtacattcacaaataagttttattttaatctttttatacaTTATAACCATATccaacacattttatattataataaatgactCTTCTCCCTTGTCGTTTACATAAATCAAAAATTTGTATATTAAGACTGCAAAATAGTAATcctgtattttttgtatatagCTTTGTACACATACAAGTGACAATGCATCCATTTTGCTTTgaacaaatgcacattttttttttttgggggggggggggggggggggtaagaaAGGGCAGCCATAAACAGAGACAATATAAGAGCTCTAGCAAGACGGCAGGCTAGCAAGTAACACCACCACCATGTAACCAACACTGACCTGTGTCAGTCAAACCCTTTGTACTACTCGAAAACTTGCTTCAGGTTGTCTGAAGATCCACttgaggttgttttttgtttttttttaacacaaacaaTTTGGTTCAATGGAAGGGAAAAGGTTTTCAATTGTATTTCAACCCAAGTCTTTTCCAAAAGCACGCCTCTAGGCTGGTTGTGCCCCAAGAGAAAGCTTGGAGCGCCAAACATAGCAATACAGTGAAAACATAACCAAATACACTTCAGGGGGAAATACAGaccaacaacaaagaaaaaaacaaggttaATTAGTCAACATGATTGAATTTTCATATTGATATTGCAGAggcttttcataaaaacaacaactcatcATCCCCACCATGATCTCGGGaaacaaaatacacatacagtataagaaAGATAAACCATGCTATATCATCccatgaatacattttgatcATTGTTTTCTCAATGTCAATAAAGACATTCTGGCATACATCAGGCCTCTGCAACATGTGCCTCCTCTCGTGACACATAGTGCAGGATGTGAATTGAAATGTACGAGGAAACAATGTCAACACAATCAGAGTGTAGCTCACTGaatgaaaaatcaaaacattcaAAGTACATTGATATACTGTTCATGAATGtgcatacagaaaaaaaacaactgatcaGGCATTGAAAAACTTTAGTAATCATGAGTACCCTCTTTGGTTTGTGACATTGTTCACAAAGTGATCCAGGGATTTTCTGTCTGTGGCATATTTTCAGTGATGTTATAAATATGCACCGTCCCTgtcaaataaagtaataaaaaaaactaaaataaaaacagtctttAGAGTGACCACTCATTTACCAAAAAGTACTAAAGGGCTCCTTGTGCGCCTGTTTGTCCTGCGCTCTCTACTCACAAATTTGATCACAATATTGCAGCTAACTGCAAGATCTCTGTTGTGAAAGTTTTAGCATGAATAAGTGTGACAAAGGGGTTTCTAAATGAAAGTTGCTGCTTTTGCCTTCAATAAAACCAATTTAGATTCTGCAAGTAGATAATATGTTTAGATTTCTCTCAGCCCAACAAACCTCTACAGCAGgtaatttattaaaatacagttcCACAAGCCATCAACTGTTGCCATAGAAAAGATTAATACAGAATATTCAACAATACAAAAGAAGTTTGTCAATCAATGCAAATTCTGCTGACACACTGGCAGCCCTTCGGTGCTTTACATCCTCTGTAGCAGTGTGGAAAAGTGAGCTGGGGCTACTCTTGACACTGGCATGGTGAAGCTGTGGTCTTACAGTACAATGACTCAACGGGCCCTGCTGCTGGTAAGGAAATAAATGGGAGGGGGGGGCAAAACCGTTTTACCCAAGAGGAATATATGAAAAGAGCCAATATGTGTGATGGcttgtgtatgtacagtattatgtatgtatgtatgtgtatgcaaGCAAGACCCAGAGGTGTGATAAGGAAgttggggtggggtggggtgtgGGGCTGTTCACTCGGTGCCACGGGTGGGAGTACTGGGCTGGTTGAGGCTCATGGTTTTGCACAAATAACCGGCAAAGTCCACTTCCTCCACTTCTGATCGCTTGATGAACGTGTGACTCTGAAGAAAACCAAAATGAGAAACAATCATTTGAAGTGATAACATCActgacagcaaaaaaaagaatcaaGTAATCAAACTATCGCATGAAAATGAAGTTGAGGTACCCACCATCAGCATCTTCAGATCTGCCCTCTCAGCTGGGTTTTTGATCAGACTGCAGACAAAAACGAGGTTAAAAAGGTTACTGACATGAAAGCATAAATGACTGTTTGGAGGCCTCTGCAGACCTCACAAGACCCGCTTCTGAAACCAACTTCAGCATTTTGGTCAACACCaactgtgacaaaaaaacaaataacacagGACAACAATCTAGAAATTGCAGTTCTTGGTGACTGCATGATCTACTCTCATGGTTCTTCTTTGTGGAAGAGCAGATAGGAGCACCGCGCTTTTATTTGGACTCTAGAATGGCCATTGCTCACCATTTTGTCACAAAGTCCTGGAAGTCATTAGTGAAGACACCATGTGGCAGCTTGGGGGGTGGCTGAGGAGGATAAAAAGATTCAAAAGATCAGAGACTGACCAATTAATGCGGACATCTAATTTGTGCTTGCATGTAGAGAGAAgggtatgtttgtgttttcacataCCTCATTCACAATATAGTCCAAAAGTTCAAAGATGGCCATGGCAGGTCTACTGTCCATCCCGTGTCCTGAGGAATAATCATGACAAAATTACAATCTTTTTCCTGAACAAATTAATTGATATCATCTATTAATAAAGCtttgtaattatttatattttcatcctGAGAACgtgaatgtaaaaaaacagtGCGTGTCCGGTTTTGCATTTCTTACCGCTCACAGGCCTTCCTGGTGGTCTGGGCCTCTGCATGTTGGTGTGAGGCTCTCCCTCAGCCCCGTCCAGAACGGCCCGTCCGAAGATGGCCTCCAGCTCTTTGGCGTCTGGTGGGGGGATGGGGTAGCGGCCAATCGCCAGCTCTACCAGGGACAGACCCATGCTCCACACGTCAGACTGAACAGAGTAGTGAGTGCCCTGCAGTCTCTCCGGCTGTTGAGAAACACACGATCTACGTCAGAGGGTGGCAGGTAGAGCCAAGATGCCAGgcaggagagagggatgggcagagaaagcagaagaagtagaggagaggataatgggagaggaagaggaggagggggtggtgtTATGGCAAGAAGAGGTGGGGTGTGGTTAGGGCAAGAGGACAGAGGATAGGAGGGTTTGGCAGGAAGTGAAAAGTTGCTTCAGACTGTTTTATACAGAAGGGTGAGCAAGGacaggtgtgtgcgtgttggGAATTTTGATAAAAGGGCAAACTGTCTCTAGGCCACTTGTGCTTTGTGGGTAGGGGGTGGGAGTAGGATGAGATGGACAAAGCAGCTTTCGGTGCTGCATCAGCCAGGTGTCTACAAATAAGGGGAAATAAGGACGAGAAAGAGAGCACAGTTGTCTAGGTCTTTGCCAAAGAGCCCTTTCCTGGGCACAGCCCTCGCTTCTTGGCAGGGGAGTGAGGGAGGGCCAGAGGAAGGGAAGGCAGAGGGCGGGGCCAGTGAACAAGAGCAAtgtgagaaaagaggagaaggaaagtgGGGATAGGGCCAGAGGAAAAGGGGTGGGGGCGCAGGCGTGCAGAGCTGACTCACCGACATGTAGGAGCGCGTTCCAACAAAGGAGTTGGCCATGGAATCTATGAGCTGGCCGCTCACACCAAAGTCGCACAGCTTGATCTCCCCGCGAGAGTTGACCAGGATGTTGGAGGGCTTGACATCTAAGTGGCAGAGGGGACGTGGACAAGCAAACAAATCTTTATGTCCAGAGTCTTTTTCATGGCGTCTTTCTTCGAACACATGCCAGTCATATACAAAGTAGTACTGACAATTTGGGATAAACAATAAATGTAGACATCAGGATGAGAGGGGGCTGCTTACCATAACAAATCATGACTAAACAAATACCAAAAAAGACACACATGTTCAGGCTTTGAAAACAAATTAGTTTTCAAACAGAGCGATCTACATAATGACAGGATTTTTCTGATGGGTAGGCAATGTTTTTTGGCATAAAATGATTTCAGAGACAAATATTTAGATCAGGTCTGCCGTCTTGCCTTAAGGGCCACGGGTGGCACACTCAGCACCCTCCACATTTGTCTGCGGTGCTGTGTTCATCAAACAGGGGAGAAAATAGCTCTTGCTCAGCTCCAGTTATAAACAAGACCGGTCCTCCGCATTTTCCCGCTCATCACTGCAAAACATCCTGCAAAATAATGGGGTAAGGCAGAGCCCTGCAATATGTCCTCTGTGGTGTGCGTGACCCTCTCCCACCAACCAAGGACATGTGATGAGTGACGGAGAAAGAAATGGCAAGAAGAAGCGGGAGAACGATGAAGGGAGACGCGGAGGGAGGGGTCAACAGGGCGCGGCTGCTGTAtaatcacatctgagaagctgtaATTACCGCCTGAGCTCACAGACAACTCTGTCCTAGAGTACCACCGACCCTGCAGCACAGTGAAACTTCACTGCACGGTACTATGCAGGTCTGACCACTGCCTTCACCAGGACTTCTCATAACAACACACCCATAGTTCCTAAAGGGTGTGCTGTGGAAAACTTAAGACTATGCTATGGTGTGACTTGCGACTTTGTtcaaatgcaaagaaaatgaaCCATTATAACTTTTACCAGGAATTTTTGCTTCATGCTACAAATCCATGAGCTCATGATGTCCCCAAATAATAGCCTG
The Scomber scombrus chromosome 8, fScoSco1.1, whole genome shotgun sequence DNA segment above includes these coding regions:
- the map2k2a gene encoding dual specificity mitogen-activated protein kinase kinase 2a — protein: MAPKRRPVPLNITPIGEGQATSNTIDAASEANLEALQKKLGELDLDEQQRKRLEAFLTQKAQVGELKDEDFEPICELGAGNGGVVNKVRHKPSNLVMARKLIHLEIKPAIRNQIIRELQVLHECNSPYIVGFYGAFYSDGEISICMEHMDGGSLDQVLKEARRIPEEILGKVSIAVLRGLAYLREKHQIMHRDVKPSNILVNSRGEIKLCDFGVSGQLIDSMANSFVGTRSYMSPERLQGTHYSVQSDVWSMGLSLVELAIGRYPIPPPDAKELEAIFGRAVLDGAEGEPHTNMQRPRPPGRPVSGHGMDSRPAMAIFELLDYIVNEPPPKLPHGVFTNDFQDFVTKCLIKNPAERADLKMLMSHTFIKRSEVEEVDFAGYLCKTMSLNQPSTPTRGTE